A region of Subtercola boreus DNA encodes the following proteins:
- the kdpC gene encoding potassium-transporting ATPase subunit KdpC — translation MSTASRTAGRQYWVALRAMIVFTAVLGVAYTLLITGIGQLALPAQANGSLVTQGDTVVGSALIGQSFTDADGNALPEWFQSRPSAAGDGYDAAASSGSNYGPEDERLLTAIADRKAAIEASDGVPASGIPADALTASASGLDPHISPEYAQIQVERVATARGLTTEEVQKLVDTATQSPDLGYLGEPTVNVLQLNIALAQLAG, via the coding sequence ATGAGTACAGCTTCACGCACCGCCGGACGCCAATACTGGGTCGCCCTGCGGGCGATGATCGTCTTCACCGCCGTTCTCGGCGTCGCCTACACCCTCCTCATCACCGGCATCGGGCAGCTCGCCCTGCCCGCCCAGGCCAACGGCTCGCTCGTCACGCAGGGCGACACCGTCGTCGGGTCGGCGCTGATCGGGCAGTCCTTCACCGACGCCGACGGCAACGCCCTGCCGGAGTGGTTCCAGTCCCGGCCGTCGGCGGCCGGCGACGGCTACGACGCCGCGGCCTCCAGCGGCAGCAACTACGGTCCCGAGGACGAACGTCTCCTCACCGCGATCGCCGACCGGAAGGCCGCGATCGAGGCCTCCGACGGCGTGCCGGCCTCCGGGATCCCCGCCGACGCGCTCACGGCGTCGGCGTCGGGACTCGATCCGCACATCAGTCCCGAGTACGCTCAGATCCAGGTCGAACGTGTCGCCACGGCGCGGGGCCTCACGACAGAAGAGGTGCAGAAGTTGGTCGACACCGCCACGCAGTCGCCCGATCTCGGTTACCTCGGCGAGCCGACGGTGAACGTTCTGCAGCTGAACATCGCCCTGGCCCAGCTGGCCGGCTAG
- a CDS encoding sensor histidine kinase, producing MKRGALRVLLGAAPGVGKTYTMLEEGRRLKGEGKDVVVAVVETHGRKGTSSMLLGLETVPRTVTVHRGVELSEMDIAAVIARRPDVALVDELAHTNAPGSQNEKRWQDVENLLDAGINVISTVNIQHIDSLTDVVEQITGAPQRETIPDSVLRSAEQIEVVDLAPQALRDRLAGGFVYPATRIDAALSNYFRLGNLTALRELALLWLADEVDSALKNYRREHGIQNKWEARERVVVALTGGPEGETLIRRGARIAARSAGGQLLAVHVSSDDGLRNANPGALLAQRRLVDSLGGSYHQVVSDDIPHGLVDFARAENATQLVIGVSRRSRLNAALTGPGIGATVIRESGDIDVHIVTHSAAGGRFALPRLGGALTLRRRMFGLLIALVGGPLVTWLLVSLRSDESITSDVLTYQLLVVVVALVGGFGPALFAALLSGLTLDYFFVEPIYTITVAEPVHLFALGLYVLNAVLVSVVVDQAARRSRAAARATGESELLATVAGSVVRGQDALQALVDRTREAFALTTVRLVVDGAVTHTAGADGDTGTEGGTGTGITRIPVGDHAELELHGGDLAASERRLLAVIAAQLDAALEYSDLAETAGEIGPLAQADRVRSALLAAVGHDLRRPLTAATAAVGGLRATDVTLSQADRDELLTTAGESLDTLSLLVTNLLDVTRLQAGALAVFLTPVDVEDIVLPAIDELGLGPDTIELDLPDATHPVTADYGLLERVIVNLLSNAVRFSPPGERVLISTSEFAGLVEIRIADRGPGVAPDRREEIFVPFQRLGDTDNLTGLGLGLALSKGFVEGMGGTLEADDTPGGGLTMVISLPAATETAATEAIPAEPSATEPTVTTTNDHETMPETTP from the coding sequence ATGAAGCGGGGAGCACTCCGGGTGCTGCTGGGTGCAGCACCCGGAGTCGGCAAGACCTACACCATGCTGGAGGAGGGTCGCCGGCTGAAGGGCGAGGGGAAAGACGTGGTCGTGGCGGTCGTCGAGACCCACGGCCGCAAGGGCACCTCCAGCATGCTGCTCGGTCTCGAGACCGTTCCCCGCACGGTCACCGTGCACCGCGGCGTCGAACTGTCGGAGATGGACATCGCCGCGGTGATCGCCCGCCGCCCCGATGTCGCCCTCGTCGACGAGCTCGCCCACACGAACGCCCCCGGCTCGCAGAACGAGAAACGCTGGCAGGATGTGGAGAACCTCCTCGACGCCGGCATCAACGTCATCTCCACGGTCAACATCCAGCACATCGACTCCCTGACCGACGTCGTCGAGCAGATCACCGGCGCCCCGCAGCGCGAGACGATCCCCGACAGCGTGCTGCGCTCGGCCGAGCAGATAGAGGTCGTCGACCTCGCCCCGCAGGCGCTCCGTGACCGGCTGGCCGGGGGGTTCGTCTACCCGGCCACGCGTATTGATGCCGCCCTCTCGAACTACTTCCGGCTCGGCAACCTCACCGCACTCCGCGAGCTCGCGCTGCTCTGGCTGGCCGACGAGGTCGACAGCGCGCTGAAGAACTACCGACGCGAGCACGGCATCCAGAACAAGTGGGAGGCGCGGGAACGCGTCGTCGTGGCGCTGACCGGCGGACCGGAGGGCGAGACGCTCATCCGCCGCGGCGCACGCATCGCCGCACGGTCGGCCGGCGGGCAGCTGCTCGCCGTGCACGTCTCGAGCGACGACGGGCTGCGGAACGCCAACCCGGGCGCCCTCCTCGCGCAGCGCCGCCTGGTCGACTCGCTCGGCGGCTCCTATCACCAGGTCGTCAGCGACGACATCCCGCACGGCCTCGTCGATTTCGCCCGGGCCGAGAACGCCACCCAGCTCGTCATCGGTGTCAGCCGCCGCAGCCGGCTCAATGCCGCACTGACCGGGCCGGGAATCGGCGCCACGGTCATCCGGGAGTCCGGCGACATCGACGTGCACATCGTCACCCACTCCGCAGCGGGCGGGCGTTTCGCGCTGCCCCGACTGGGCGGTGCGCTCACGCTGCGGCGCCGGATGTTCGGACTCCTCATAGCGCTCGTCGGCGGTCCCCTCGTCACCTGGCTGCTCGTCAGCCTGCGCTCCGACGAGTCGATCACCAGCGACGTGCTGACCTACCAGCTGCTCGTCGTCGTCGTCGCCCTGGTCGGGGGCTTCGGGCCGGCGCTGTTCGCCGCGCTGCTGTCGGGGCTCACGCTCGACTACTTCTTCGTCGAACCGATCTACACCATCACTGTCGCGGAGCCGGTGCACCTCTTCGCCCTGGGCCTCTACGTTCTGAACGCGGTGCTCGTCAGCGTGGTCGTCGACCAGGCCGCGCGCCGGTCGAGGGCCGCGGCACGGGCGACAGGCGAGTCCGAGCTGCTCGCGACCGTCGCCGGCAGCGTCGTGCGCGGTCAGGATGCCCTGCAGGCGCTCGTCGACCGGACCCGTGAAGCGTTCGCCCTCACGACGGTGCGCCTCGTCGTCGACGGTGCGGTCACCCACACGGCCGGGGCCGACGGCGACACGGGCACCGAGGGCGGGACCGGGACCGGCATCACCCGCATCCCCGTGGGCGACCACGCCGAACTTGAGCTGCACGGAGGCGACCTCGCCGCCTCCGAACGTCGACTGCTCGCGGTCATCGCCGCCCAGCTGGACGCGGCCCTCGAATACAGCGACCTCGCGGAGACCGCGGGCGAGATCGGGCCGCTCGCGCAGGCCGACCGCGTGCGGAGCGCCCTGCTGGCCGCCGTCGGCCACGACCTCCGTCGTCCGCTCACGGCCGCGACCGCAGCGGTGGGCGGGCTCCGCGCGACCGACGTGACCCTGTCGCAGGCCGACCGCGACGAACTGCTCACCACCGCGGGCGAGAGCCTCGACACGCTGTCGCTCCTCGTCACGAACCTGCTCGACGTCACCCGCCTGCAGGCCGGGGCGCTCGCCGTGTTCCTCACCCCCGTCGATGTGGAGGACATCGTGCTGCCGGCGATCGACGAGCTCGGTCTCGGCCCCGACACGATCGAACTCGACCTGCCCGACGCGACCCATCCGGTCACCGCCGACTACGGACTCCTCGAGCGGGTGATCGTCAACCTCCTCTCGAACGCGGTACGGTTCTCGCCCCCGGGCGAGCGCGTGCTGATCTCGACCAGCGAGTTCGCCGGTCTCGTCGAGATCCGCATCGCAGACCGCGGCCCGGGGGTCGCGCCGGATCGCCGGGAGGAGATCTTCGTTCCCTTCCAGCGCCTCGGCGACACCGACAACCTCACCGGCCTCGGCCTCGGCCTCGCCCTCTCCAAGGGGTTCGTCGAAGGAATGGGCGGCACCCTCGAAGCCGACGACACCCCCGGCGGCGGCCTGACCATGGTCATCTCCCTGCCCGCCGCCACCGAGACGGCGGCGACCGAAGCGATCCCCGCCGAACCGAGTGCGACCGAACCGACCGTGACCACGACGAACGACCACGAAACGATGCCGGAGACCACCCCGTGA
- a CDS encoding response regulator, with amino-acid sequence MKILVADDDPQIIRALTVTLRARGYDIVAAADGTAALNGAIEHHPDLVMLDLGMPNLDGVEVIHGIRGWSQVPILVVSGRTGEADKIEALDAGADDYVTKPFSIDELLARIRALTRRTLAVDEAPLITFGTVTVDLVGKQAYHGTAAEPQTVRLTPTEWAILEVLLRNPGKLITRDSLLTEVWGRHHTNDSGYLRVYLAQLRKKLEPVPAKPRYLLTESGMGYRFRPDPA; translated from the coding sequence GTGAAGATTCTCGTCGCCGACGACGACCCCCAGATCATCCGGGCCCTGACGGTGACACTCCGTGCGCGGGGCTACGACATCGTCGCGGCGGCCGACGGCACTGCGGCTCTCAACGGAGCCATCGAGCACCACCCCGACCTGGTGATGCTCGACCTCGGCATGCCGAACCTCGACGGGGTGGAGGTGATCCACGGTATCCGCGGCTGGAGCCAGGTGCCGATCCTCGTGGTGTCGGGGCGCACCGGTGAGGCCGACAAGATCGAAGCTCTGGATGCCGGCGCCGACGACTACGTCACGAAACCGTTCAGCATCGACGAACTGCTGGCGCGCATCCGGGCCCTCACCCGGCGCACGCTGGCCGTCGACGAGGCGCCGCTGATCACCTTCGGAACGGTGACCGTCGACCTCGTGGGCAAGCAGGCCTACCACGGAACCGCCGCCGAACCGCAGACCGTGCGGCTCACGCCCACCGAGTGGGCAATCCTCGAAGTGCTGTTGCGGAACCCGGGCAAGCTCATCACGAGGGACTCGCTGCTCACCGAGGTGTGGGGCCGGCACCACACCAACGACAGTGGATACCTCCGCGTCTACCTCGCCCAGCTGCGCAAGAAACTCGAGCCCGTGCCGGCCAAGCCGCGCTACCTGCTCACGGAATCCGGAATGGGTTACCGCTTCCGCCCCGACCCCGCCTGA
- a CDS encoding DUF2207 domain-containing protein, with protein sequence MVSEHEPDDRGAGAGTFAGTGIGDPERIPALYPTASPLWVLLSRWLLGLEAWLRSHGGTRLRFGLRAFWAVVAIGGAVLLFGPVINPPLTLDDITSSADTATDRWIARTFAVDYRVERADDGTLVAHVEERIGAFFPDGTAEPGIQRVLATEYQGHALSPSNISATVDGRAIDVVHSEVPDRETLTLDAGTSALQGDHAFVLSYDLANLAYDATDTATGQSVDLLQWDVFGPSWPQAFAGLDVSITLPQELDDRLVRQPRGTLAWTLLSSGEWLEPEADAPVGQVTYRFTNEQNIPPHAQARFTMSFEPGTFRMPAPTPLFFVQTLGPLAPLAFLAVTLLLAVAARRVAWGDARGRPWFVAQPDPPEGITPRTAAQVIKAARSMELAETLGAAQKGASKTRRVRLVAAVRVAHRSGRIGDLPRALTRYLTAPERRAQLTSGLRRVPRGFVRDLFIAAPLALTVLQWGLVRQLSEQTKLAIVWWPVAFVLLSSAIAVVVLAIALTARPLTRRGALLKQHLLGIDVFASRTQLLDRTTLKDPLLPYAVLLAPPRAAGEQIVALASAERGGAEDPEGTDWRTPSFLTWPRLVVRALSVLLVVGTVVAVSVLPNPYDRGNDVVSFSGDIPGTLSTTVTSMDAVADLSRTTDGHARLAVTETLRVTFGDEGSRVPQFVQEWPSILNGQSLGLTVQSVTIDGAAVPFATQQLAETVLMKTQLRNVLTGGHDLQVAYALDSAAVAADAGGAVVDRIRWTTLLDGWHYDSTWGDEPAPDPLRIELRVPAELAAATTTAGWNSLDTSASDNPREWPPSVVPFDAPEYAGGVGGSSSSAAGSTGSTARDTTSTTTTAPDGTVSHVLDLRGGDDEGGYPFDLTVDGTGATVDFPSGTFQGPDTGTLGYTRIAAAAPVSVVLLLGALALVFGGLGACFGFSRRPRVFTPGLLRDLVRWLAPTASLATIILFIWMTIDMPSDHPDFAPLGISALVALAAGTAGLLLTRRKRTPKAP encoded by the coding sequence ATGGTTTCAGAGCACGAGCCCGATGATCGCGGCGCGGGTGCCGGCACGTTTGCTGGCACGGGCATCGGTGACCCCGAGCGCATCCCCGCGCTGTACCCGACGGCTTCGCCGCTCTGGGTGCTGCTCTCGCGCTGGCTGCTGGGCCTCGAGGCCTGGCTGCGCTCCCACGGCGGAACCCGGCTGCGGTTCGGCCTCCGCGCGTTCTGGGCCGTCGTCGCGATCGGCGGCGCCGTGCTGCTGTTCGGCCCGGTGATCAACCCGCCACTCACACTCGACGACATCACGAGCTCCGCCGACACCGCCACCGACCGCTGGATCGCCCGCACCTTCGCCGTCGACTACCGCGTCGAACGCGCCGACGACGGCACCCTGGTCGCGCATGTGGAGGAGAGGATCGGTGCGTTCTTCCCCGACGGAACCGCCGAGCCGGGCATCCAACGCGTTCTCGCCACCGAGTACCAGGGTCATGCTCTCTCCCCGTCGAACATCTCCGCGACGGTGGATGGCAGGGCGATCGACGTGGTCCACTCCGAGGTGCCCGACCGCGAGACACTGACCCTGGATGCCGGCACCTCCGCCCTGCAGGGCGACCACGCCTTCGTGCTCAGCTACGACCTCGCGAACCTCGCCTATGACGCGACCGACACGGCAACCGGGCAGTCGGTCGACCTGCTGCAGTGGGACGTCTTCGGGCCGTCCTGGCCGCAGGCCTTCGCAGGGCTCGACGTGAGCATCACCCTCCCCCAGGAACTCGACGACCGGCTCGTGCGCCAGCCCCGCGGCACACTCGCGTGGACCCTGCTGAGTTCCGGAGAGTGGCTCGAACCCGAGGCGGACGCTCCTGTCGGCCAGGTGACGTACCGGTTCACCAACGAGCAGAACATCCCGCCGCACGCCCAGGCGCGGTTCACGATGAGTTTCGAGCCCGGAACCTTCCGGATGCCCGCACCCACCCCGCTCTTCTTCGTTCAGACACTCGGTCCTCTCGCCCCGCTCGCGTTCCTCGCCGTCACGCTGCTGCTGGCCGTCGCCGCTCGCCGGGTCGCCTGGGGTGATGCGCGTGGGCGGCCGTGGTTCGTGGCCCAGCCCGATCCGCCGGAGGGGATCACGCCGCGAACGGCCGCCCAGGTCATCAAGGCGGCGCGCAGCATGGAGCTCGCCGAGACGCTCGGCGCAGCCCAGAAGGGTGCCTCGAAGACCCGGCGGGTGCGTCTCGTCGCGGCCGTCCGGGTGGCGCACCGGTCGGGGCGGATCGGCGACCTGCCACGAGCGCTCACCCGCTACCTCACCGCACCGGAGAGACGTGCGCAGCTCACGTCTGGGCTCCGCCGGGTGCCGCGCGGGTTCGTGCGCGACCTCTTCATCGCCGCACCGCTCGCGCTCACCGTGCTGCAGTGGGGTCTCGTCCGCCAACTCTCTGAGCAGACGAAGCTGGCGATCGTGTGGTGGCCGGTGGCCTTCGTGCTGCTCTCGAGTGCGATCGCCGTGGTCGTGCTGGCGATCGCTCTCACGGCGCGTCCGCTCACCCGGCGCGGGGCCCTGCTGAAGCAGCACCTGCTCGGCATCGACGTCTTCGCCTCGCGCACGCAACTGCTCGACCGCACCACGCTGAAGGACCCTCTGCTGCCCTACGCCGTTCTGCTCGCCCCACCCCGTGCCGCGGGCGAGCAGATCGTCGCCCTGGCCTCGGCCGAGCGGGGCGGGGCGGAAGACCCCGAGGGGACGGACTGGCGCACCCCGTCGTTCCTCACCTGGCCGCGACTCGTCGTACGGGCCCTCTCGGTGCTACTCGTCGTCGGCACCGTCGTCGCGGTCTCCGTGCTGCCGAACCCGTACGATCGCGGCAACGACGTCGTCTCCTTCTCCGGCGACATACCGGGCACCCTCTCCACGACAGTGACGTCGATGGATGCTGTCGCCGACCTCTCACGCACCACCGACGGCCACGCGCGACTGGCCGTCACCGAGACGCTCCGTGTCACGTTCGGCGACGAGGGGTCGCGAGTGCCCCAGTTCGTTCAGGAATGGCCGAGCATCCTGAACGGGCAGAGCCTCGGGCTCACCGTGCAGTCGGTCACGATCGACGGGGCAGCCGTTCCGTTCGCGACCCAGCAGCTGGCGGAGACCGTTCTGATGAAGACCCAGCTCAGGAATGTGCTGACCGGCGGGCACGACCTGCAGGTTGCTTACGCACTGGATTCGGCAGCGGTGGCTGCGGACGCCGGCGGCGCTGTCGTCGACCGGATCCGCTGGACGACGCTGCTCGACGGCTGGCACTACGACTCCACCTGGGGTGACGAGCCGGCCCCGGATCCGCTGCGGATCGAACTCCGCGTGCCCGCGGAGCTTGCCGCGGCGACCACGACGGCGGGCTGGAACAGTCTCGACACCAGTGCCTCCGACAACCCGCGCGAGTGGCCACCGTCGGTGGTGCCGTTCGACGCACCCGAATACGCGGGTGGGGTCGGCGGGAGCAGCAGCAGCGCGGCCGGCAGCACCGGCAGCACCGCTCGCGACACGACGAGCACCACCACCACGGCTCCTGACGGCACCGTCTCGCACGTTCTCGACCTGCGGGGCGGAGATGACGAGGGCGGCTACCCGTTCGACCTCACCGTCGACGGCACCGGAGCGACGGTCGACTTCCCCTCCGGAACATTCCAGGGCCCCGACACCGGAACCCTCGGCTACACCCGGATCGCTGCGGCTGCGCCCGTCTCCGTGGTGCTCCTCCTCGGCGCACTCGCCCTGGTCTTCGGCGGACTGGGCGCGTGCTTCGGGTTCTCCCGCCGGCCGCGGGTGTTCACCCCGGGCCTCCTCCGGGACCTGGTGCGCTGGCTCGCCCCGACCGCGTCACTTGCGACGATCATCCTGTTCATCTGGATGACGATCGACATGCCGAGCGACCATCCCGACTTCGCACCCCTCGGGATCTCTGCGCTCGTGGCCCTGGCTGCCGGCACCGCCGGGCTCCTGCTGACCCGGCGGAAGCGTACCCCGAAAGCGCCGTAG
- a CDS encoding GNAT family N-acetyltransferase: MGTTDQYTFRTFPAATAADGSADPDTAAWLDAERRGFHDNRLDPAGRAAAAARLVADGRQLTGVYTGDSGPVATFASFTGTLNVGAEDLLPTHLISNVTVRPTHRRRGLLRSMMTENLRRASEAGFPLAALTVSEATIYRRFGFGVATTVGHSTVSTGERFRMLVPPPGRAEYIELTELARLAPAVFARFHAAHPGSVDRHAATWQRITGELTDSGQPDLSVYAAAHYDDDGHPDGYVSYRSTSDSNPRTLEVLDLIAATDGAYLGLWDFLASIDLAGLVDWKIAPADDPLRWAVADWRGITQTFVEDWLWLRVLDVPAAFEARGYLPAASGEIVLQVSDALGYAAGTFRLRVADARASVTRLADTDAPDLTLDAPELGSLYLGGVDPLTLLAAGRLTEHTPGAARRLAALLAPTAPVYGTSHF, encoded by the coding sequence ATGGGCACCACCGACCAGTACACGTTCCGCACCTTCCCGGCCGCCACAGCCGCCGACGGATCGGCCGACCCCGACACCGCGGCCTGGCTCGACGCCGAACGGCGGGGCTTCCATGACAACCGTCTGGACCCGGCGGGCAGGGCGGCCGCCGCGGCGCGTCTCGTGGCCGACGGTCGTCAGCTCACGGGGGTCTACACCGGTGATTCCGGGCCCGTCGCCACGTTCGCCTCGTTCACCGGGACCCTCAACGTCGGCGCCGAAGACCTCCTGCCCACCCACCTGATCTCGAACGTGACCGTGCGCCCCACGCACCGCCGTCGCGGCCTGCTCCGCAGCATGATGACCGAGAACCTCCGCCGGGCATCCGAAGCCGGCTTCCCGCTCGCGGCGCTCACCGTCTCCGAGGCCACCATCTACCGCCGTTTCGGGTTCGGCGTGGCCACCACCGTCGGGCACAGCACCGTCAGCACCGGCGAGCGGTTCCGGATGCTCGTGCCGCCGCCCGGCCGCGCCGAGTACATCGAACTCACCGAACTCGCGCGCCTCGCGCCCGCCGTCTTCGCGCGCTTCCACGCCGCGCACCCCGGCTCTGTCGACCGGCACGCCGCCACCTGGCAGCGCATCACCGGCGAACTCACCGACAGCGGCCAACCCGACCTCTCGGTCTACGCGGCCGCCCACTACGACGACGACGGCCATCCCGACGGCTACGTCTCCTACCGGTCGACGAGCGACAGCAACCCGCGCACGCTCGAGGTACTCGACCTCATCGCGGCCACCGACGGCGCCTATCTCGGACTCTGGGACTTCCTCGCATCCATCGACCTCGCCGGCCTCGTCGACTGGAAGATCGCGCCCGCCGACGACCCCCTCCGCTGGGCCGTCGCGGACTGGCGCGGCATCACCCAGACCTTCGTCGAGGACTGGCTCTGGCTCCGCGTGCTCGACGTGCCCGCCGCCTTCGAGGCGCGCGGTTACCTGCCGGCCGCCTCCGGTGAGATCGTGCTGCAGGTCTCGGATGCGCTCGGCTACGCGGCGGGCACGTTCCGCCTGCGGGTCGCGGATGCCCGGGCCAGCGTCACCCGCCTCGCCGACACCGACGCCCCCGACCTCACCCTCGACGCGCCCGAACTCGGCTCGCTCTACCTCGGCGGGGTCGACCCGCTCACCCTTCTCGCCGCGGGCCGCCTCACCGAGCACACCCCCGGCGCCGCCCGCCGCCTCGCCGCCCTCCTCGCGCCCACCGCCCCCGTCTACGGCACCAGCCACTTCTGA
- a CDS encoding SDR family oxidoreductase produces the protein MSQHTRVAVVTGAARGIGEGIAQRLAQDGLHVIVADLPRAQAGIDSVVAAITAAGGTATGATVDVADEASVEALVASAVEAGGQLDVFIANAGIAQVESLLEYKSSDFDTIFDVNVKGVFNSYRAAARQFIAQGTSGKIVGAASIVAFRPFAFLGPYSATKWAVRGLTQAAAMEWAEHKITVNAYGPGIVGTAMWDLIDEKLGARDGLEKGEALAENAKSILLGRVSVPNDVAQLVSFLASPDSDYITGQTILVDGGIQFS, from the coding sequence ATGAGCCAGCACACACGAGTCGCAGTAGTGACCGGAGCAGCACGCGGAATCGGTGAGGGCATCGCGCAGCGCCTCGCCCAGGACGGACTGCACGTCATCGTGGCCGACCTGCCGAGGGCGCAGGCGGGCATCGACTCTGTCGTCGCGGCGATCACTGCGGCAGGCGGAACGGCGACCGGTGCGACGGTGGATGTCGCAGACGAGGCGTCGGTCGAGGCCCTCGTCGCTTCGGCTGTCGAGGCCGGCGGCCAGCTCGACGTCTTCATCGCGAACGCGGGCATCGCCCAGGTCGAGTCGCTGCTGGAATACAAGAGTTCCGACTTCGACACGATCTTCGACGTGAACGTCAAGGGTGTCTTCAACAGTTACCGCGCGGCGGCCCGGCAGTTCATCGCGCAGGGCACCAGCGGCAAGATCGTCGGTGCGGCATCCATCGTCGCGTTCCGGCCGTTTGCGTTCCTCGGCCCGTACTCCGCCACCAAGTGGGCCGTGCGCGGGCTCACCCAGGCGGCCGCCATGGAGTGGGCCGAGCACAAGATCACGGTGAACGCCTACGGCCCCGGCATCGTCGGCACGGCCATGTGGGACCTCATCGACGAGAAGCTCGGCGCCCGCGACGGTCTTGAGAAAGGTGAGGCGCTCGCCGAGAACGCGAAGTCGATTCTGCTCGGCCGGGTCTCCGTGCCGAACGACGTCGCGCAACTGGTGTCGTTCCTCGCCTCCCCGGACTCGGACTACATCACCGGCCAGACCATCCTCGTCGACGGCGGCATCCAGTTCTCCTAG
- a CDS encoding ATP-dependent DNA ligase — MGTFTYNTGLKVDFDDRVLAHIQIVVGAKLRRGEPLYFSWRDDDGVGDGRTTVWLHPSMPLVYKYFGSKMPRINPAWVEVLAESANTAGGLRLLPEPEAPSAMAASASATASVRGSASS; from the coding sequence ATGGGAACCTTCACCTACAACACAGGTCTGAAGGTCGACTTCGACGACCGGGTGCTCGCGCACATCCAGATCGTGGTCGGTGCAAAGCTCCGCCGCGGCGAGCCGCTGTACTTCAGCTGGCGGGACGACGACGGAGTGGGCGACGGCCGCACCACGGTGTGGCTTCACCCGTCGATGCCTCTCGTCTACAAGTACTTCGGCAGCAAGATGCCGCGCATCAACCCGGCGTGGGTCGAGGTGCTGGCCGAGTCCGCCAACACGGCGGGCGGGTTGCGGCTCCTACCCGAGCCGGAGGCGCCGTCGGCCATGGCTGCTTCCGCTTCCGCTACCGCTTCCGTGAGGGGATCGGCCTCCTCATGA
- a CDS encoding TOBE domain-containing protein — protein sequence MSHIRIRDAAQYLGVSDDTVRRWIENGTLTSSRDDSGRSVVDGFELAQLARRNAVLPDDPSDIGRSARNRFVGLVTEITMDRVMAQVELQCGPHRVVSLMSSEAVRELGLELGSIAVAVVKATTVIVETPSGKVQNP from the coding sequence ATGTCGCACATACGGATTCGGGATGCCGCCCAGTACCTCGGTGTCAGCGACGACACGGTTCGCCGCTGGATCGAGAACGGCACGCTCACGAGCAGCCGGGACGATTCGGGGCGATCGGTCGTCGACGGATTCGAACTGGCGCAGCTCGCCCGCCGGAATGCCGTGCTGCCCGACGACCCCTCGGACATCGGCCGCTCGGCCCGCAACCGTTTCGTCGGGCTCGTCACCGAGATCACCATGGACAGGGTGATGGCCCAGGTGGAACTGCAGTGCGGCCCTCACCGCGTGGTATCGCTGATGTCGAGCGAAGCCGTGCGGGAGCTGGGTCTCGAGCTCGGCTCCATCGCTGTGGCCGTCGTGAAAGCCACGACGGTGATCGTCGAAACCCCTTCAGGGAAGGTTCAGAACCCATGA
- the modA gene encoding molybdate ABC transporter substrate-binding protein, which produces MRTSVRTLAAIVLAAAVATGAAACSSGSGSSASPASPASTGTSTSTAGPTATTAPAGAITVFAAASLKATFTKLGTDFQAANPGTTVTFSFAGSSDLVTQITGGAPADVFASADTKNMTKLTDAALVSGTPVDFATNILEIATPPGNPAGVTSFQDLANPDIKTVICAPAVPCGAATVTVETATGVTIPAVSEESAVTDVLGKVSSGEADAGLVYATDVQGAGSTVEGVPFTESSKAVNTYPIAALSDTKSAGLAQAFIDYVTGTEGQAVLSAAGFGKP; this is translated from the coding sequence ATGAGAACGTCTGTCCGCACCCTGGCCGCCATCGTGTTGGCGGCGGCCGTCGCGACCGGCGCGGCCGCCTGTTCGAGCGGCTCGGGAAGCTCGGCCAGCCCGGCCAGCCCGGCAAGCACGGGCACGAGCACCTCGACCGCCGGCCCGACCGCGACCACCGCCCCGGCCGGCGCGATCACCGTCTTCGCCGCCGCGTCACTCAAGGCGACCTTCACGAAGCTCGGCACCGACTTCCAGGCCGCGAACCCGGGCACGACCGTCACGTTCAGCTTCGCCGGTTCCTCCGACCTCGTCACCCAGATCACGGGCGGCGCCCCCGCCGACGTGTTCGCCTCGGCCGACACCAAGAACATGACCAAGCTCACCGACGCCGCGCTCGTCAGCGGCACCCCGGTGGACTTCGCAACGAACATCCTCGAGATCGCGACGCCTCCCGGCAACCCGGCCGGCGTCACGTCGTTCCAGGATCTCGCGAACCCCGACATCAAGACCGTGATCTGCGCGCCGGCCGTTCCCTGCGGCGCAGCGACCGTGACCGTCGAGACCGCCACGGGCGTCACCATCCCCGCCGTGAGCGAGGAGTCGGCCGTCACCGACGTGCTCGGCAAGGTCAGTTCGGGCGAGGCTGATGCGGGGCTCGTCTATGCGACCGACGTCCAGGGCGCCGGCAGCACCGTCGAGGGGGTCCCGTTCACCGAGTCGAGCAAGGCCGTGAACACCTACCCGATCGCCGCCCTCAGCGACACGAAGAGCGCCGGCCTCGCACAGGCGTTCATCGACTATGTGACCGGCACCGAGGGCCAGGCCGTTCTCTCGGCCGCCGGGTTCGGCAAGCCGTAG